The genomic DNA CACCATTTTCCCCGAGCTTGACATTGACAAGGTTGAGATGGTGAAGGGTATGAACGTTACTGTGTGTACGTCTGCCAAGACCGACAAGGAAGGCAAGATGCTTCTTGACCTCCTTGGCATGCCCTTTAAAAAGTAGGAGTTTGGAAAGTGGCCAAGACAAGCATTCGCGTTAAGGCTCGCCGCAAACCCAAGTTCAAGGTGCGCGCATACAATCGTTGTCCGATTTGTGGTCGCCCTCGGGCTTTTCTGAGGCGTTACGGCATCTGCCGTATTTGCTTCCGTAACAAGGCTCTCGCCGGTGAACTGCCCGGCGTCCGCAAGGCGAGCTGGTAAGTAAGGAGAATTAAAATGGCTGTTGTTGATCCTGTAGCCGACATGTTGACCCGCATTCGGAATGCGTATGGTGCCTATCACACTGATGTCACCATTCCCGTTTCCAAGATGAAAACTTCCATCGCGGGTATCCTGAAGGAAGAAGGTTATATCACCGACTACGCTGTCGAGGACAGGGACATCAGTATTACCCTCAAGTACGCTGAAGGCAAACCGCTCGTTACTGGCCTGAAAAAGGTCAGTAAGCCCGGTCGCCGCGTATATGTAGGTGCTTCTGATATCCCCCGCGTGCAGAACGGTATCGGTATTTGTATCGTGTCCACCTCGAAAGGGTTGCTCGAAGGCGCCAAGGCTAAAGAAGCCAAGGTCGGCGGCGAGCTGCTGTGCGAAATCTGGTAGAGAGGTTCCAAAATGTCTCGTATAGGAAAGAATCCCATCGCAATTCCTTCGGGTGTTGAGGTGACTGTTGGAGCCTCCGAGATCCAGGTCAAGGGACCCAAGGGTTCCTTGAAAACCGCGGTCCATCCGACCGTGGAGTACAAGATCGAGGATGGCAAGGTGTTTGTCACCCGTACTGATGATTCCCGCCTCGCACGCGGTCAGCATGGTCTTCGCAGGACCCTGCTCGCCAACTGCGTGGAAGGTGTTTCCAAGGGCTATGCAAAGGCTCTGGAAGTTATCGGTGTCGGTTACAAAGTGTCCGTTCAGGGCAAGAAGATCGTGCTTAACGTGGGATATTCCCATCCGGTAGAGTTCGATCTGCCCGCCGGTATTGAAGCCAAGGCCGAAGGCAGCAAGCTGACCATCGAAGGCATCGACAAGCAGCTTGTCGGTGAAGTCGCAGCTCAGATCCGCCGCGTACGTCCGCCGGAACCCTACAAGGGCAAGGGCATCAAGTACGCTGAGGAAATCATCCGCCGCAAGGCTGGTAAGTCCGGCGCTAAGTAGGGGTATAGCCATGAGTAAAAGCAAGAATGCACAGAGGCTTCTCCGCAAGCCCCGCATCAGAAAGAAGATCTCCGGTACCGAAGCCCGGCCCCGTCTGGTCGTCTTCCGCTCCAACCAGCATCTTTATGCACAGTTGGTGGATGACGTGAACGGTGTGACTCTCGCAGCTACCAGCACTCAGATGCTGAACAAGGACGGCGAGACTCTCAAGGCCAACAAGGACTCTGCTGCCAAGGTGGGCAAGGATATTGCCGCCAAGGCTCTCGAAAAGAAAATCGAGTCCGTGGTCTTCGACCGGAATGGATACATCTATCACGGCAAGATCAAAGCCCTTGCCGATGGCGCCCGCGAAGCCGGGCTTAAATTCTAGGTAGCTAGGAAAGTACAATGGAACAGAATGATAGTGGATTGATTGAAAAAATCGTCTACCTCAATCGCGTCGCCAAGGTTGTCAAAGGTGGCCGCCGTTTCAGCTTTAGCTGCCTGGTGGTCGTCGGCGACGGTGAAGGTGGAGTGGGTTACGGTCTGGGTAAGGCCAACGAAGTGCCCGAAGCTATCCGCAAGGCTAGCGAGCGCGCCAAGAAGAACATGAT from uncultured Pseudodesulfovibrio sp. includes the following:
- a CDS encoding type Z 30S ribosomal protein S14, yielding MAKTSIRVKARRKPKFKVRAYNRCPICGRPRAFLRRYGICRICFRNKALAGELPGVRKASW
- the rpsH gene encoding 30S ribosomal protein S8; protein product: MAVVDPVADMLTRIRNAYGAYHTDVTIPVSKMKTSIAGILKEEGYITDYAVEDRDISITLKYAEGKPLVTGLKKVSKPGRRVYVGASDIPRVQNGIGICIVSTSKGLLEGAKAKEAKVGGELLCEIW
- the rplF gene encoding 50S ribosomal protein L6; this translates as MSRIGKNPIAIPSGVEVTVGASEIQVKGPKGSLKTAVHPTVEYKIEDGKVFVTRTDDSRLARGQHGLRRTLLANCVEGVSKGYAKALEVIGVGYKVSVQGKKIVLNVGYSHPVEFDLPAGIEAKAEGSKLTIEGIDKQLVGEVAAQIRRVRPPEPYKGKGIKYAEEIIRRKAGKSGAK
- the rplR gene encoding 50S ribosomal protein L18, whose protein sequence is MSKSKNAQRLLRKPRIRKKISGTEARPRLVVFRSNQHLYAQLVDDVNGVTLAATSTQMLNKDGETLKANKDSAAKVGKDIAAKALEKKIESVVFDRNGYIYHGKIKALADGAREAGLKF